Within Pygocentrus nattereri isolate fPygNat1 chromosome 17, fPygNat1.pri, whole genome shotgun sequence, the genomic segment AGGTCAGAACTCTgcacaggccagtcaagttcttccacaccaaactcactcatcctgtctttattgtctttatggaccttgctttacGCTTGGCGcaacgcagtcagacaagtaccattctcctagaaaccgccaaacccagactcgtccatcggatcgCCAGACaaagaagcgtgattcatcactccagagaacatatctccactgctctagagtccaggggcggagctttacaccactgcattcaacgctttgcattgcacttggtgatgtcattttacgtggcctaccactttgtggccgagttgctgtcggttcccaatcgcttccactttgtttatacatttgtggccatgaaagtgattggaacacctgaattcaattatttggataagtgacaatacttttggcaatacagtgaaCATACCTAATTGCCTTTAATGCATTTTTGGTCAGCTGATTATTACTGCTCATGAAAGGTTTCTTGTTTCACAGTGAAtagcaaattttaaaaaaagcatggtTGGACTTAACTGTTCCTAATGTAAGAGGATCACTATGCCCTGTAGATTGGTCAGCACAttcaattatgaaaaaaatgaaaattgaaaACATGATATTTGGGCTTTTAAGAATATCAAAttgataaaacaaaaatgtttcatatGTCAATAGTGGAAATCACAGTCAAGTTTTCTAAACAACTTTATTTATTATGCCTACTGGGATGTTAACAACATGAACCACGTCCACTTTTCTAAGTTTATGTAAGTGTACAAAATATTCTTCATAGCAGTAATCGTTAAGCAAAAATGCTACAATAAACTCAGGTCTATGTAATGCTCAGTTTCTAGCATCACTATACTCCTAACAGAAGCACATGCAGTAGAAGGGGAGTCAAAACCCCTTGAAAAAGCCAGTTAAACCTCTGCTAAGAAAAATGATCAGGAAAATATTTCCAGGTAAAAATGATGAAgcacttttttaaaatctttattgTGCTGAATTTCTAAAATCCAGTCCTCCAGTTTGCAATGTCAGGGTTAattcactgtccatttttatgAGGTTACGGAAAGTGATAAAATGGAATCTACAATGTCAGCAGCACTGTTTTCaattatatgacaaaaatgacaCATATGAACTAAAGAGAGTAATGAAGCTTAAATGGAAGAGACGGTGCAAGAACCAGTAATCTCGGCACTGTACAGTATTTGCTTGTCTTTCCTACAGATGTCCTTTGTCTCCATGCATTATAAATCATTTCTGGATATTGTAAACTAAGGAAAGAGCAGTCATGGTGGAATCTTCCTCACCTGTCTGGTCCTTGATATGTAACATTTTTTCACTCTACCCCTAGGTCCAAGCCGACAAGAGTTTCATCTctactgctctttacattaCTCTCAGGCACAGCTGAGAGCCTACATTACAGAGGGGAAAGTCAGGATTGAATGATGAAAGAGGTAGAGGGGGCTGTTTACTGCTAGGAGCTAAGAAGGGAAGAAGGAAACAACCTAACAAAACCAATTTAAACGATTAATAGAAGCATTAAATATCCCCTATCCCACCAACCAATGTTTCGCTGCCTTGACTCTGCTTCCTCAGAGAATACTGACACGCTCTGTCAGGCCCTGCATATCTGTGTCATCAGTGGACTCTTGTTCATCATCGGAAGCAGGTGGTGCAGGTACTAGGTGGACTGGGTATGGTAAAGTGTGCTCCTGAGCAAATAGCTGCCAGCGAGCATCGTCACTCTCATGGGTTATGTACCGTTCACCCAGCTTTGACTCCAGCTCTCGCAAGTCCAACCATGTCTGATAGTCCTGAACggagagaacaagaaagaagggggggggggggggggggggggagtaataaataaaagagtCCATCCAATTTGCATTTTGTTGTAGTAGGCAATACTGCTGCCCTTTGGCAACACTAAGTACCTACCTCTACAATTCTAAAAAAGAtaattcttcaagggttcttcattaaagaataaggttctatatagaaccataaacagtcAGAGGCATTTGCATGATTTacgattctttgcatcataaaatggttcttcagcttgatcatggagaacatgctgtagatggCTGTATACAGCACCAAAGAGTTCTGCAACTGTTGTCAAGCTTCTAATAACAGAACCCttctaaaacattaaaacagatgattacaaaaaaagtcaaaaatactAAAACCACTGCCATTTGCCTTCTTTTTAATATAGTTAATAAATAAGACTATACATCTGCAGCTAGAATGTTTCTAGAATGTGTCTGTTATTACCTGTAAATATGCATGGCTGAGACTCTTGTCCACACTATAACGTTTTCTCATCTTCACCTGAAGCAGATTATTGATGAGATCGATAGCTAGAATGAAACAGAGAGATCACATATACAATTTGTATTGATTAGAAGAATATAATTTAAAGCTACAGAATATCAATTGCTGTGGAGCTAGTGAGCGATTTGACTGCTTTTAATGGATCAAATTTATCTTCTGATCATGTGATGACGTTCCATAATTGCAATAGCCAAGtgcttttctgcagttcagctcaCTTGTtcaagaaaatatattttttcagtacTGTTTTAATAATTCAGTCAGTACCTAGTTCTTCTTGTCATTATTAGGGATGAGCTCAAAAGAATTTTATGATATTTGGCTGCAAGGACAGCTGCAGAGCAGCAGTGCTTTAAAGCCTATTTGTTTGCAGTCAATTACTTTATGAACCTATAACTATCTGCATGATGCTAATATCTACGTTTATGTACCTTCTGGTGAGATTTGTTTCCAGGGATTAGGTGGGTACATGAAGGCAGCATTGTGGATCTGATCATTGATATCTTCGTCCTCATTAAAGGGGAAGGTCCCACTCAAGCTCACATACAAAATAACCCCAACTGACCACATGTCCAAAGAACGGTTATAGCCCTGGTTCAGTAAAACTTCAGGGGCCAAGTATGCAGGTGTGCCCACCACAGATCGCCGGAAAGACTTCTCTCCTATAATACGGGCAAAACCAAAGTCACACAGCTTCACCTGGAAAGAGGAATATTTCAGAGAAAAGTAGGAAGAGAagaaataatagtaaataacattttaaaatacatttattacaaCTTCCTGCACTCAAGATTTAGAAATCAAACTGAAATCTTACACTAACAAAAAGTTGTGGCAAAAAGTGGCAACACTATTACAACACAGTTTAGAAAGAGAAACTGTTGGCTTATACAAAGACACTAGTTTCACCAGTAACATATTACGATACTGGTGCCCTGATATGTATAACATTAATACTGAACTAATTCTTGCATAACAGTAAATACATAAACTAATTCCTGCATCAGTAAATAATGAAGAATATATacacattagaaaaaaaaaactctcatatgctcactctcacactcttaTATTAATAGCCATTAATAATGACAGTCATTAAGCATTAACATCTTGTTAACTTGATTTAAATGAAGAATTAAATACTCAAACCAGGTCTTAGGtgataactgcaaaaaaatatTAGGCTGCAATGAGgagtttggaaatggttaaacgcACAGCCTAACACATAAAATCAATACTTTAGCATTTTAAGATACTTTTATAATGCATACGTAAGGGTCTTTTTGGAGATGATGTAGCTTAAGCTAAATTATaggataataataattattgtttaAATTAACATCTTGTGCATTTAATttggaaaaggagagaggaaaactAGTAAATGATTAACAAGAGCATTTCTAACAGCCTAGCCAAGAGAAAAATAAGCCCATGAAGGTAAATAGGTACACAActatataataattttatacatttaaggTACTACTGATGGCCACGTAACTATACATTTATCTTACTTCACAAGTAACTTGATGATGTTCCCTGTAAAATAAAGTAAGGACGTAACAATAGATTTTTGTCATCGCTTAATAATGTATTACTGGttaatatatttgtatatgaGGCAATTTTCCTACATTCATCATGGTGTTATGTTccaccaaataaaataatatttagcaGAACAAAGGGTTTTCTTTCTAGATTTCTCCTCGATGCCCCCAGTCACTGCATGcatttattaaattcaaaacacCAGCACACTTAATATAACTAGTGGATTAGTCAAACCAGTTGttaactacaaataatattgGGCTGCAATtaggagaggcttgaaaatgaaaatgttaaatgaacacactaacatacataaaaacaatacTTTTGTgtctaaatacatttttatgtattgtaacATTAATGTTATTCTTGGCAAATAAGTTCTTACTGCCCAGTTAAATAGCTTTTCAATTttctaatatattttaaaacacagaTTTGTAGTTTAGTATGAATTTTGTTTTCCTTCAAACCCTTTCCAATTTAAAGCCGTTCTTGCAATGTTTAGCTAAAGTTTAGCTACGATGATGATTAGCTACCACGATGAAGAagaaaacgaaaaaaaaaaaagaagatgaaggCAAAGAAGAAGAACCAGCACACGACACctggaaatctttttttttttaatccgcAACCCACAGGAATGAACTGCATCTATGACATGCTCTTTACTGTGGGTGGAATTTGTAACAAGTTTGGTAAAGTTTAGTGCATTTAGAAGTTGTATAAATTAAAATGCTGTGACTTACATGAAACTTGAATAATGAAGTCTATGGGAAATCAACCCATACCTATCAGTATTTGGTGTTTGAAACAAGTCCAGGGTGATTTGATCTGTACACTACTATACTGAGGATGTGTCAaccagcagcaaaaaatcttggcgtcataactgattcagatttatcatttgatcaaaacataggcagcatcactaggacagcttttttacatctttgcaacattgccaagataagaaatgccctatccctgcgtgatgcagaaacactagtacaggCTAGGCTattgtaacgcactactgtcaggatgtacgagcatgaatctaagcaaacttcaactagtccagaACGTGAGGGTCCTCacaaaaactagaaaatttgatatCGGTCCaatgctatcatcacttcattggctgcctgttaaattctgtattgatgacaaaattctcttattgatgTACAAAGCCCTACAGGGGCtcactcctgagtacctgcaacaCCTTATTTCCCATTTCAAGCCAttacgactactcagatcccagagtgctggcttattaatagttcctagaattcagaaggcttcagctgggggaagagctttttcttataaagcccccagactctagaatgatcttccagaaaatgttcgggactcagacacagtctcaatctttaaaactaggctgaaaactcacttgttcagtttagcttttggtaggtaatgtccCCCCTtggataaaggcagcagatccaggggtccatggacacagtaaactgtaagtagtaaactgagacgcttgtgctgtcgtcccgctgctcgcacgcggtcactcaggtttgtggacggtggagcggagggatgccaaactgtttcagtgtgctgccgtgtctgtgtgtccttctggttctctccttttagttaagctgtcatagtcagatctgccggagtcgttagccacactctggaaatgtttacgttccctgttttacgtacaaatagacagaataaaactaattccctctccctgcttttttccgagtatacaaccgcccacatgtccgaccggacactgaaggacgactgactgtttagccctcctgctacccacttcagaccagctgcccacgccccagctaccgccacctaccttggactagctgcccaccctacactgatgttttcatagactcctagctattactactaccagcactactgctattaatagtagtagtataatcacttgtaggtagtttgaccagaggaggatgggtcccccctctggtgagcctggttcctcccaaggctTCTTCCTCAGTACTgatggagtttttccttgccactgtcacccctggcttgcccactggggaatttttacattcttgttaaaactttgttttttctggaattctgtgaagctgctttgtgacaacatccattgtaaaaagcgttatacaaataaatttgattacatttgatttacatgaTATTCTACATAAATCTTAAGCTACTTAATTACAATGTCTAACAATATAACTTCCTAATTTGTTTCATAGCAGGTACTTACTATTCAGTAATTGATATGAATTGTTAAGTTTGAAGATTATGAGctcaataataaatacaaaccaTATATAATACAACAGTAACCCCAGCCACACCTGTGTGTTTGCTGCATGTTATTCCACTATGCAAATCCACTCAAACCTACAATTCCAAGTGCAGAACTTTCAGTaccatcaccatggcaacggtCACCCAAGAAGTAAGTACAAGTTACAAAGAAGTTTTAGTTTGTGAAGCATGGCTTGTCTGCATTTGCTCACGAGTCACAGAAATCCATAGTCCCCAGTATTTCcatgtttgtggtttttttttttttttttttttttgctgtgataGGATTTAAAAGCAGAACAGACCAACCATGATGCTGAAGGTAAAGAGATATAAAGGTAAGGTAAAGATCCTGAAAACTTAACTAAACTTAAAGACAACATGATTTGTATGAAGATTATGGAAATTAGACCATCCACTTAAAAATTGTTCTGACATTTCTGGGAACATATGGTGGCTTGACAAATTATGACTTTCAATCAAAAAGACCAAGGATTATACTTAACAGCATGGTTATGTGAATAATCCTACACCATTAAATTACAAAACAATTTACTTACCACAGATCATCTAAAATAAATTCAACTGATCACTTTTTCAATGTATCACAATCTTTGGAACAGTATCATATCAGAATGCAAATACTGAcatgcttctgatcattttgttattttaatgacAAAAGTGATTAGCCTGACAAAGTGCTCTGCTTAAGTATTTAACAGTCGATGAAGCCTTTCAAAGGTCTTAGGAACTGTTtctggggtggggggtggggggttatGGACTATGGAATTTGACTGTAACAACTTCACTGAGGTTCATGAAATGTAAGGTAATCTAGtatgttgtgtttacttgtggAAATGGTTCTGCTGAGGCCAGCAGTACATTCTCAGGTTTCAGGTCACAATGGACAATATTCTTAAAGTGGAGATGTCTCAGGGCAGCCAATATCtgcagataaacagagaaatgagaaaaagccatgaaaataaaaaaagttacagtcaataaaatggctacagAATCCAACCAAAATGCCACAATAACTCACAACTTGTATGTGGTAATACATCACATCATCATAACAAGTTACACATTAAAACAATGCATCATCTATTGTTTTGCTTAATGGTGTGGTACACTGCCTGCCATCACAACACAAACTCCTTACCTGTGTGATGAGGAACTTTGTGAGTCTCTCAGGAAGCCGTCCTTTCTCACTGGACAGGATCATCTCCAGCATGTCTCCATGTAGCTTCTCCATCACCACAAACACCTTCTCAGGAGTTTCAAACATACACTCCAGATTTACTATGCCTAGGTGACGCAAactctgagaaaaaaagaaacagcgagagagagtgagacagcagagaggaaagagCCAAACAAACACTGTTTCGTGTAAGCAcaatttttctctctctctctctctctctctctctgtctcttccttcACAGAGGTATCTGCTCGGCAAACAGTCATGTGAGGAGAACCAATCAGAGGCCTGGCTAGTGCAGGCCTGGCAAGGAGGGTCTGGCGGCAGACCAGTCTGATGCACTCTCAGCTTGATGTACACCGCCAGCCTATTGATGATGTCAATAAACATTCTGTCCCAACAGTGTTTTTGTCAATTTTATGAGGGAAAACTGTGAACCACATACTGCTGGGCAACAAGAGCTACACTGAACATACATTAATGTTGCCATACTGATAAGGTAATAAGGTAATTAAATAGggaaactttcaaaataaaacctacCACAACGATAAGACATGAATGTCGAGCTTTCTCCTAGAAAGTTGTCAGACAACATTGTCATAACTTTCTGAGGAATTACATTTCCACATTGTGACAATGTAGGGAGCACCAAGCAGACAGTGTTGTGAAACTGGATTAAGTCATAATATCGCTAAGCAGAAACCGCCAAAAGTTAATGGACTGTTGGGCTGCTTCTGTCATTTTGGCAGAGAGTGCATGTTCAAGTGACAtcactggggctgagagtgcatctgtctaaaagtgcatgtctgcagccaggCTCTATTGGGCTTTTCTGGGGGGAGCCTATGTTTTAAAAGAGGCCTTCAAGAtggctgaagagagagaggactgatcacatgtgctgtgtttatgtttttaatctCTTGTGTTGGGAGTGTGCTttgttttaggtatttcaccagCGCTTCTTTTAATTAAGCTTGCACTATGATGTTTTATGTTATGGGAAGTGCATTAGGTATAGCAGTTTACCTGCGCacttttaactttgttttacaaATCTCTTTCAAGTAGGGTCTCAAGCAGGTAAGACGGACGCACCTAAAACATTTGCACCATGTAGATGTCTACTCTGTCTAGCTCCCTAGGTCAAAGTGCGGGCACTGCCGCATGTACTTCTGATTACTAGCTAGGGAAGTTTAGAATAGTAGGCTAGCATGGTTAGGAtttgttctgttcttttctttggtgccATCCACAGTTGGATTCTTCCAGTATGCACTAGGCTACATAGCACACCAGTTTTATTGTGGCATGTTTCAATAAAATGGCTTCAAAAGCTCTATACTGTTCTGTTCCTCAAGCTTCTAATCCATTCTCATGTGCAATGATCACTCAGCAATGATCACTCAGCATTCTTATATCTCTTGTTCAAGATGTGAGGTGGTTTTGACTCTCTATCCCCCCCTGCTGGGTACCTGGAGTATGGCCACCTCGTTCCTCAGTTGGCTCTCCTGCTTGGTGGGAAAGCGAAGTTTGTCAATCACTTTCACTGCCACATCCCGTCCAGTTTTCCGGTGTTTACCTAATGAGCATATGCTTTTCTTAGAAGAGATGCTCCTGTTCATTACGATGACAAGATTTAATACTGTGCAGGTATTGccttcatttttgtcaattttatcCAAAAATGGGATTTTTCTCTCCGTGATTTACTGGTTTCATTTTACTCATAGTGAATTAAAAGATAAGAAGTAAACTAAAAGTGAATATGAATGgacaatatgttaaacaaaaaatatatatttttagttaGACAATTTGTTATGGAACAAAAAGGACTGTGTGTGTTATTGGCTATTGGCTGAAAGTACTTACCCCCATATACCACTCCAAACTGGCCAGACCCCAGAACTTCATCAGCAAATATCTGATATACTGTGCCTATGTCCTATAAGAAAAAGCACcaccattattatttttaatcatcCCCCTACTTTATCATCATCCTTAAAGTACATCAAGATAGTGGGTACAACTCACTCACCACATTCTCCTTAATCTGACTGTTGGACACAGAGATACTGACTGATGCCTGCCCTGTGaaacacaaactcaaaacaTTATCATTCACACAAGGATCAAAGCATCCAATCCTTGCTCATTTTGGTTAGGTCCCAGTtcaaattataaaatatttcagaGACATctgtatttactataaatttaaatgaataaaacaagcCCTAAAGCGTGTATCAATTGTTTTTACTAACCTATTAAAATTTGACTTACTGCGAGGGGTGTTGCCTTCAGCTGGTGGATTGTCCTGGAAGATGACCGGCATAAGGGCCTGACGTATAGCGTTCTCCCAGGCTTTGGCAACTTCCCGTCCGACTCCACTATTAGGTATTACACTACTGGGTGAAATAAGACCTGACAAGCTGGGTGACTGAGCGGGGACAATGTTAGGGTCCTCACCCACATAGTAGAGCATGGTGCCTGTCACAATCTCAAAACAGTGTGCGCTGGCACCACCGGGCACCAGTGAGAAATCACCTGCTGGACGTACTTCCAGAATCTCAGAGAGAGGGATTTCCTGAGGAAGAAAGATGTGGGTTGTGTGGCACTATAATTACAGTTTCTAGCAGGTACCAGGCATAAATGTCAATCATTAATCACCCAGCATAAAGAATAAAAgcaaatgtaaaatttaataaTGCACAGAATTTATAGAAACACACTTCCTATACACCACAACACCAGTGCCTAGACATGTGGCTGGACCATCAAACTACAGAAGATAAGGTCAAATGCCAAAGTAGTTTCAAGACCCCTTGTGTTTTAAATGCTTCAGAATTTTTTACCTTGTAGTATTTGTTGGTTGTGTCATTCTGGAACAGGATGATACACTTGCAGTCCAGACGCCAATAATGTCGCTTCCTCTGTTTGGGACGAGAGGTCAGGGATCAGAGGTCAACAAGGAGTCAATGTATGGTTTAGTGAGGAGAGCTGCACCACCCCataagagaaaagaagaggagcATGAAGAGAACAAGCTGAAAAAAGAAGGGAGAAGAGATGCAAGGAGAAGAGAAGCAAGAAGCAAGGAATGAAATTCAGAGtttcagacaaaaaaataaacattttgcataACAAATTAAATCAAAACTTTAAGATCAGTGCATTACTATACACAGTTATTCAATTCCTTATTTCCACTGAATATGGCTCAGGTTACCGTTGTTAACctgaatatgtaaataactAGACGGACAATTAATAACACTTCTTTTGACTGCCTCAGTTTCAATTTCAAAGATAGTGTGCAATTTAAGGTTAAACATCACAAGCAAACAGAAATGAAATTAGTGGATAATCAGCAAATTAGTTGCAGTACAGACAGGATTATTCATGTAGTATATGTGAATAGTGTACCAGTGTGTCCTTGTTGCTGTAGTGCACCATCCAGCCTTCTTTAATAGCTGTACTGGAGCGGCGTGTGGTCTGCCTCACTGACTGCACCACTCTCATCAGGGGAATATTAGCACTGAGGAGAAAACAGTCAGTCagtatatatatgtgcatatatatatatatatatatatatatatatatatatatatatatgtatgtgtgtgtgtgtgtgtgtgtgtgtgtgtgtgtatgtatgtatatatgtgtgtgtgtgtgtgtgtgtgtgtgtgcgcgcgcgtgtgtgcaCATGCGCCTTGTGTACAAGTGGCTGACCTCTGGTCTCCACTGGCACCGTCTTGGCTATTGTCAGGGGAAAATGAGCCAGGAATACTGCAGGCCTCATCTGAATCATCCATCAGAGATGACTTCTCAGAGTCAGAATACTCACTACTGTAATCCATCGGTACCTCTGGGTCTGTACTTGGACTCAACATATCTGTGATACAAAGAGCAACAGAGAAGATCAAACACTGATCAAAGAAATCAAAGAGTGAAACAAAAGGAAATATATACAACAAGGGTAAAATGGGATTCAGACAGATTATATATGATGCTCTAGTTATAcatcatacactatatttccaaaagtattcactcacacatccaATTCACTGAATTCATGtcttccaatcacttccatggtgtgtataaaaccaagcacctaggcctgcagactgcttctaccaacatttgtgaaagaatgagtcattctcaggagctcagtgaattccagcatgataccgtgaaatttcctcactactaaatatttcacagtcaactgtcagtggcattataacaaagtggaagcgattgggaacgacagcaacagGCCacgacagagcagggtcagcaaaTGCtaaggcgcatagtgtgcagaggtcgccaactttctgcagagtcaatcactacagacctccaatcttcatgtggccttcagattagctcaagaacagtgcatagagagcttcatggaatgggttttcatggccaaacagctgcatccaagtcttacatcaccaagcgcaatgcaaagcattgaatgcagctgtgtaaagcgccgccactggactctagagcagtgcagacatgttctctgaagtgacgaatcacgcttctccatctggcaatccgatggatgagtctgggtttggcggtttccaggagaacggtacttctctgactgcattgtgccaagtgtaaagtttggttggggggggggggggggattatggtgtcgGATtgattttcaggagttgggctcggccccttagttccagtgaaaggaactcttaatgcttcagcagaacaagagattttggacaatttcatgctcctaactGTTTTGGGAACAGTTCGAGGATGGCtgcttcctgttccaacatgactgcgcaccaatgcacaaagcaaggcccataaagacatggatgagagagtttggtgtggaaaaacttgaaCCGGCtccacagagtcctgacctcaacccgacagaacacctttgggatgaattagaatgcAGACTGTGAGACAGGcgttcttgtccaacatcagtgtctgaccttacaaatgtgcttctggaagaatggtcaaaaattcccataaacacaaacacattcttaaAACTcatggaaagccttctcagaagagctgaagctgttataattGCATAGGGCGGGCatatatcatattaaaccctatggattaaaaactGAATCttactcaatttcatatgcgcaGATGGCAGATGAGCGATTACTtatggtaatatagtgtatatgtataaaatgtacataaatttCACTGGTCTTTCATTACCTCCAATAGTTTCCCCTAGACAGTCGTTGGGTACCTTGTACGCACACCGTTTGTGACAGTTGAATTTGCAGTCTAAACAAAGACAGAAGTCACAACACATGATTACTCTCACATTACCCTCAACAAATATTGGCATCCCTGgtaaaaatgagtaaaagtTATAAGAAATTCACCTTTTGAATGAGGAAAATCTAACCTTTAATTGAAGCATATTTgttctgaggaaaaaaatctcTTACCAAGAAATATATAACAAAACCATGTGCCACTTGAGACACTTGCTTTTGGAGACATCCCCCCCCGaccatctccaaagttcagcactgctgtttctgatccacttgtaccagcacaacacacactaacacattaggtttactgcagtgctgagagtgatccaccacccaaatagtacctgctctgtgagggcccataggggtcctgaccactgaagaacagggt encodes:
- the prkd2 gene encoding serine/threonine-protein kinase D1 isoform X2, which encodes MLFGLVRQGLKCDGCGLNYHKRCAFSIPNNCSGARKRRLSTTSLSSSQSLRLSMTESFSSLSTSTTSEDTNLIRSHTQMPRTPSEARRFYTGRPVHLDKILMSKVKVPHTFAVHSYTRPTVCQYCKRLLRGLFRQGLQCKDCKFNCHKRCAYKVPNDCLGETIGDMLSPSTDPEVPMDYSSEYSDSEKSSLMDDSDEACSIPGSFSPDNSQDGASGDQSANIPLMRVVQSVRQTTRRSSTAIKEGWMVHYSNKDTLRKRHYWRLDCKCIILFQNDTTNKYYKEIPLSEILEVRPAGDFSLVPGGASAHCFEIVTGTMLYYVGEDPNIVPAQSPSLSGLISPSSVIPNSGVGREVAKAWENAIRQALMPVIFQDNPPAEGNTPRRQASVSISVSNSQIKENVDIGTVYQIFADEVLGSGQFGVVYGGKHRKTGRDVAVKVIDKLRFPTKQESQLRNEVAILQSLRHLGIVNLECMFETPEKVFVVMEKLHGDMLEMILSSEKGRLPERLTKFLITQILAALRHLHFKNIVHCDLKPENVLLASAEPFPQVKLCDFGFARIIGEKSFRRSVVGTPAYLAPEVLLNQGYNRSLDMWSVGVILYVSLSGTFPFNEDEDINDQIHNAAFMYPPNPWKQISPEAIDLINNLLQVKMRKRYSVDKSLSHAYLQDYQTWLDLRELESKLGERYITHESDDARWQLFAQEHTLPYPVHLVPAPPASDDEQESTDDTDMQGLTERVSIL
- the prkd2 gene encoding serine/threonine-protein kinase D2 isoform X1, with the translated sequence MMANGSPDMPPGPLSQVFFPPGSSSPPGSVVLQHALPFSLSAVHTPGFPAVDTGLSHGPSGASTMSFMAPTPAGVSFIIQIGLTRESVLLPQTADLAYVKQIACSIVDQKFPECGFYGIYDKILLFKHDTSSNNILQLVKAAADIQEGDLVEVVLSAAATFEDFQIRPHALNVHSYRAPAFCDHCGEMLFGLVRQGLKCDGCGLNYHKRCAFSIPNNCSGARKRRLSTTSLSSSQSLRLSMTESFSSLSTSTTSEDTNLIRSHTQMPRTPSEARRFYTGRPVHLDKILMSKVKVPHTFAVHSYTRPTVCQYCKRLLRGLFRQGLQCKDCKFNCHKRCAYKVPNDCLGETIGDMLSPSTDPEVPMDYSSEYSDSEKSSLMDDSDEACSIPGSFSPDNSQDGASGDQSANIPLMRVVQSVRQTTRRSSTAIKEGWMVHYSNKDTLRKRHYWRLDCKCIILFQNDTTNKYYKEIPLSEILEVRPAGDFSLVPGGASAHCFEIVTGTMLYYVGEDPNIVPAQSPSLSGLISPSSVIPNSGVGREVAKAWENAIRQALMPVIFQDNPPAEGNTPRRQASVSISVSNSQIKENVDIGTVYQIFADEVLGSGQFGVVYGGKHRKTGRDVAVKVIDKLRFPTKQESQLRNEVAILQSLRHLGIVNLECMFETPEKVFVVMEKLHGDMLEMILSSEKGRLPERLTKFLITQILAALRHLHFKNIVHCDLKPENVLLASAEPFPQVKLCDFGFARIIGEKSFRRSVVGTPAYLAPEVLLNQGYNRSLDMWSVGVILYVSLSGTFPFNEDEDINDQIHNAAFMYPPNPWKQISPEAIDLINNLLQVKMRKRYSVDKSLSHAYLQDYQTWLDLRELESKLGERYITHESDDARWQLFAQEHTLPYPVHLVPAPPASDDEQESTDDTDMQGLTERVSIL